A window of Cryptomeria japonica chromosome 3, Sugi_1.0, whole genome shotgun sequence contains these coding sequences:
- the LOC131032997 gene encoding uncharacterized protein LOC131032997 has translation MRSAIVESQGVSIDLEEEQEALEGIVGSRRGPRIRKPTITSPVASASSSRVPGTVPLPSPRAGSIGDYFVPRNTPGAQPSLEVTGWNKEVHEKTDIAVADFWYFNNIAFNVAENAYWLNLVTAMIVSGKGYKAPSCKDLSGRLLTMAVGWAREVMQDQKIEWANYGCTILSDGWIDGKNRTIINFLVACKENVVFLKSVDASSKVKNAETLAGMLEHVIMEVGVENVVQIITDNAATYVSAGRILQEGHTTLFWTPCAAHVLDLLLEDIGKLEWVTPIVENARRITKYIYNHPWVPHLMRQHTQGKDLVRAGVTRFAMIFLTLQSLLAALTSWKQMFVSGEWLNSPYSKKPEGEAVACIVFDNQFAQRAAEIVKVSEPLVRVLRLVDGDKTPMGYLYEAMDRAKESIKNYKGDRLKFDPIWEIVDRRWNN, from the exons atgagatcagccatagttgaatctcaaggtgtttctattgaccttgaagaggaacaagaagcacttgagggcatagtgggctctcggcgtggcccacgtatccgcaaaccAACCATCACCTCGCCCGTTgcttctgcttcctctagtagagtacctggcactgttccacttccatcaccaCGAGCAGGGtccataggtgattattttgtgcctaggaacacacctggagcacaaccatcattagaggtcactggatggaataaggaggtacatgagaaaactgacattgcagtagctgatttttggtacttcaacaacattgcattcaatgtggcggagaatgcttattggttgaatttggtgactgctatgatagtttcaggaaaggggtacaaggccccttcttgcaaggatttgagtgggag GTTGCTCACAATGGCAGTTGGTTGGGCAAGAGAAGTGATGCaggatcaaaaaattgaatgggcaaattatggctgcaccattctttctgatgggtggatagatggcaagaaccgcaccatcatcaattttttggttgcttgTAAGGAGAATGTAGTAttcttgaaatctgttgatgcctccagcaaggtgaaaaatgcagaaacattggctggaatgttggagcatgtcatcatggaggtgggggtagagaatgtggtgcaaatcatcacagataatgcagcaacatatgtgtcagcag gaagaatcctccaagaggGGCAcaccactcttttttggacaccttgtgcagcacatgtccttgaccttctcttggaggacataggaaaacttgagtgggtgactccaaTTGTGGAAaatgcaaggaggatcaccaaatatatttacaatcacccctGGGTCCCACATTTGATGAGACAACACacccaagggaaagatttggtgagagctggtgtcacaaggtttgcaatgatattcttgacgttgcaaagccttcttgctgcattgacttcttGGAAACAAATGTTcgtgagtggagaatggcttaactcaccttattcaaagaagcctgaaggagaggctgtagcatgcatagtcttcgacaaccaatttgcacaaagggctgcagagattgtgaag gtgtcagagcccttggttcgagttcttcgcttggtggatggggataaaaccccaatgggatatctttatgaggccatggatagggccaaggagtctatcaaaaattacaagggggataggctcaaatttgatcccatttgggaaattgttgataggaggtggaacaattag